A genomic segment from Streptomyces sp. NBC_01233 encodes:
- a CDS encoding DinB family protein, whose product MAQISTEVLGDERGTLLAFVEAQRTAIRESLLGLGEEQAASRTTVSELTLSGVLKHVAECELAWLRMAQQAPNERQRSEESWGEAFRLVEGESIASVLAFWGEVAQETEAFVTALPSLDETFPLPPAPWFPKDGKVSMRWMLLHLVEEFARHAGHADIVRESLDGTRAMG is encoded by the coding sequence ATGGCCCAGATTTCCACCGAGGTCCTCGGCGACGAGCGCGGCACGCTCCTCGCCTTCGTCGAGGCCCAGCGCACGGCGATCCGCGAATCGCTCCTCGGGCTCGGCGAGGAGCAGGCGGCGAGCCGCACCACCGTCAGCGAGCTCACCCTGTCCGGGGTGCTCAAGCACGTGGCCGAGTGCGAACTGGCCTGGCTGCGGATGGCCCAGCAGGCGCCGAACGAGCGGCAGCGCAGCGAGGAGTCCTGGGGCGAGGCCTTCCGGCTGGTCGAGGGCGAGTCCATCGCGTCCGTCCTGGCCTTCTGGGGCGAGGTCGCGCAGGAGACGGAGGCCTTCGTCACCGCCCTCCCGAGCCTGGACGAGACCTTCCCGCTCCCCCCGGCGCCCTGGTTCCCGAAGGACGGCAAGGTCTCGATGCGCTGGATGCTCCTGCACCTGGTGGAGGAGTTCGCCCGGCACGCGGGCCACGCCGACATCGTCCGGGAGTCCCTGGACGGCACCCGCGCCATGGGCTGA
- a CDS encoding PadR family transcriptional regulator, translating to MSAIRLLVLGAVRQHGRAHGYQVRNDLEYWGAHEWSNTKPGSIYHALKQMAKQGVLHAHEVAPSAAGGPPRTEYEVTDAGREEYFKLLREALAAFDQKTDLLSAAIGFMVDLPRAEVLALLRERLAKLAAWRTSVTDYYTPEEGPQALGHIGEIMHRWVHSADAEAEWTRGLVARIEAGAYSFAGEGGDPFVGVLADGQENPYS from the coding sequence ATGTCAGCGATCAGGCTTCTCGTCCTCGGCGCGGTCCGCCAGCACGGGCGGGCGCACGGGTACCAGGTGCGCAACGACCTGGAGTACTGGGGCGCCCACGAGTGGTCCAACACCAAGCCCGGCTCGATCTACCACGCGCTCAAGCAGATGGCGAAGCAGGGCGTCCTGCACGCCCACGAGGTGGCGCCGAGCGCGGCGGGCGGTCCGCCGCGCACGGAGTACGAGGTGACGGACGCGGGCCGCGAGGAGTACTTCAAGCTGCTCCGCGAGGCCCTGGCGGCGTTCGACCAGAAGACGGACCTCCTCTCGGCGGCGATCGGCTTCATGGTCGACCTGCCCCGGGCGGAGGTCCTGGCCCTGCTGCGGGAGCGGCTGGCGAAGCTGGCGGCCTGGCGGACGTCGGTGACGGACTACTACACGCCCGAGGAGGGCCCGCAGGCGCTGGGCCACATCGGCGAGATCATGCACCGCTGGGTCCACTCCGCGGACGCCGAGGCCGAGTGGACCCGTGGGCTGGTCGCCCGGATCGAGGCGGGCGCGTACTCCTTCGCGGGCGAGGGCGGCGACCCCTTCGTGGGGGTCCTGGCGGACGGCCAGGAGAACCCCTACAGCTAA
- a CDS encoding ATP-binding cassette domain-containing protein → MALAIFVEGVHKRYAHRPALAGLDLEVTRGTVHAVLGPNGAGKTTAVRIMTTLLRHDEGVVRVAGHDVRKDPAAVRARIGLLGQHAALDEELSGRQNLELFGRLHHLGARRAGLRADALLDRFGLADTGRGPVKQYSGGMRRRLDLAASLITEPEVLFLDEPTTGLDPRGRAEVWSAVRSLVGGGTTVLLTTQYLEEADQLADRIALIDAGRVAAEGTADELKSRVGPDRIVVVLRDAARLAQAAALLPDPAVDADTLTLGFPVEDRMAGLALTLRALEGAGIEAADLSVRRPTLDEVFLHLTDRTDATEVAA, encoded by the coding sequence ATCGCGTTGGCGATCTTCGTCGAAGGTGTCCACAAGCGGTACGCGCACCGGCCCGCCCTGGCCGGACTCGACCTGGAGGTCACCCGGGGCACGGTGCACGCCGTGCTCGGCCCCAACGGAGCCGGGAAGACCACGGCGGTCCGCATCATGACCACCCTGCTGCGGCACGACGAGGGCGTGGTCCGGGTGGCGGGCCACGACGTACGGAAGGACCCGGCGGCCGTCCGCGCCCGGATCGGGCTGCTCGGCCAGCACGCGGCGCTCGACGAGGAACTGTCCGGGCGCCAGAACCTGGAGCTGTTCGGCCGCCTCCACCACCTGGGCGCGCGGCGGGCCGGGCTGCGGGCCGATGCACTGCTGGACCGGTTCGGCCTCGCGGACACCGGCCGGGGGCCCGTGAAGCAGTACAGCGGCGGCATGCGGCGCCGGCTGGACCTCGCGGCGTCCCTGATCACCGAGCCCGAGGTGCTCTTCCTCGACGAGCCGACCACCGGGCTCGACCCGCGCGGCCGCGCCGAGGTGTGGAGCGCGGTCCGCTCCCTGGTGGGCGGCGGCACGACCGTCCTGCTGACCACGCAGTACCTGGAGGAGGCGGACCAGCTGGCCGACCGCATCGCGCTGATCGACGCCGGCCGGGTGGCGGCCGAAGGCACGGCCGACGAGCTGAAGTCCCGCGTCGGGCCGGACCGGATCGTCGTCGTCCTGCGGGACGCGGCCCGGCTCGCGCAGGCGGCGGCGCTGCTGCCGGACCCGGCCGTGGACGCGGACACCCTCACCCTGGGCTTCCCGGTGGAGGACCGCATGGCCGGCCTGGCCCTGACCCTGCGCGCGCTGGAGGGGGCGGGCATCGAGGCGGCGGACCTCTCGGTCCGGCGGCCCACGCTCGACGAGGTCTTCCTGCACCTGACCGACCGCACGGACGCCACGGAGGTGGCCGCATGA
- a CDS encoding ABC transporter permease codes for MTQHTTSAARWVAVDSWTMTRRELAHWARQPVQMVVGLVFPVMMLLMFGFLVGGGRGIDGEYVEFLVPGMLALTMAFGLEATMTAVTRDLGKGVIDRFRAMPMSSSAVLVGRSAADMLQSAVGLAVLAGVGLLLGWRWHGSPAAALSAFALLLLLRFAMLWIGIFLGMVAGRPELVQAVQILVWPVGFLSNAFATPEAMPGWLGTVVEWNPMSATATAVRDLFGNPAAASPSWACDHAALLAVGWPLLLLAVFFPLAVARFRGLSR; via the coding sequence ATGACGCAGCACACGACGTCCGCGGCTCGCTGGGTGGCCGTGGACTCCTGGACGATGACCCGGCGCGAGCTCGCGCACTGGGCGCGCCAGCCGGTCCAGATGGTCGTCGGCCTGGTCTTCCCCGTGATGATGCTGCTGATGTTCGGCTTCCTGGTCGGCGGCGGACGCGGGATCGACGGCGAGTACGTCGAGTTCCTCGTGCCCGGCATGCTCGCGCTGACCATGGCCTTCGGGCTGGAGGCGACCATGACGGCGGTCACCCGGGACCTGGGCAAAGGGGTGATCGACCGGTTCCGCGCCATGCCGATGTCCTCCTCGGCGGTCCTGGTCGGCCGCAGCGCGGCGGACATGCTCCAGTCGGCCGTGGGGCTGGCGGTCCTGGCGGGCGTCGGCCTGCTGCTCGGCTGGCGCTGGCACGGCTCGCCGGCGGCCGCGCTGTCGGCCTTCGCACTGCTCCTGCTGCTGCGCTTCGCGATGCTGTGGATCGGGATCTTCCTGGGCATGGTCGCGGGCCGGCCCGAGCTGGTGCAGGCGGTGCAGATCCTGGTGTGGCCGGTGGGCTTCCTCTCCAACGCCTTCGCCACGCCGGAGGCCATGCCGGGCTGGCTGGGGACGGTGGTGGAATGGAACCCGATGTCGGCGACGGCGACGGCGGTCCGCGACCTGTTCGGCAACCCGGCGGCGGCGTCCCCGTCCTGGGCCTGCGACCACGCCGCGCTGCTCGCGGTCGGCTGGCCGCTCCTGCTGCTGGCGGTCTTCTTCCCGCTGGCGGTGGCGAGGTTCCGCGGCCTGAGCAGGTAG
- a CDS encoding MerR family transcriptional regulator yields MGYSVGQVAGFAGVAVRTLHHYDEIGLLSPSGRSHAGHRRYDDADLDRLQRILFYRELGFPLDEVAVLLDDPESDPREHLRRQHVLLTDRIARLQQMAKAVEHAMEAKKMGINLTPEERFEVFGDKDPEQYAEEAEQRWGGTDAHAESQRRVATYTKEDWRRIQDEVAEWSVRYAALMDAGESADGEAAMDMAEEHRRHIGTWYYDCSYEIHTGLGEMYVADERFKEFHDSMKPGLAEHLRDAILANAVRKA; encoded by the coding sequence ATGGGCTACTCCGTGGGCCAGGTCGCCGGATTCGCCGGAGTCGCGGTGCGCACCCTGCACCACTACGACGAGATCGGTCTGCTCTCCCCGAGCGGCCGCAGCCACGCGGGTCACCGGCGGTACGACGACGCCGACCTGGACCGGCTGCAGCGGATCCTGTTCTACCGGGAGCTCGGCTTCCCCCTCGACGAGGTCGCGGTCCTGCTGGACGACCCGGAATCGGATCCGCGGGAGCACCTGCGCCGGCAGCACGTCCTGCTGACCGACCGGATCGCCCGGCTCCAGCAGATGGCCAAGGCCGTTGAGCACGCCATGGAGGCGAAGAAGATGGGCATCAACCTCACGCCCGAGGAGCGCTTCGAGGTCTTCGGGGACAAGGACCCGGAGCAGTACGCGGAGGAGGCGGAGCAGCGCTGGGGCGGCACCGACGCGCACGCGGAGTCGCAGCGGCGGGTCGCCACCTACACCAAGGAGGACTGGCGGCGGATCCAGGACGAGGTCGCCGAGTGGAGCGTCCGGTACGCGGCCCTGATGGACGCCGGCGAGTCCGCCGACGGCGAGGCGGCGATGGACATGGCCGAGGAGCACCGCCGGCACATCGGCACCTGGTACTACGACTGCTCGTACGAGATCCACACGGGCCTCGGTGAGATGTACGTGGCGGACGAGCGTTTCAAGGAGTTCCACGACTCCATGAAGCCCGGTCTCGCCGAGCACCTGAGGGACGCGATCCTGGCGAACGCGGTGCGCAAGGCGTAA
- a CDS encoding DedA family protein: MYTIALGPQWLSPDYLISHFGLIGILVIVFAESGLFAFLPGDSLLFTAGLLVADGQYIKQPLWLVCTLIVAAAIIGDQVGYMIGKFFGPKLFNRPNSKLFKRENLDKAHEFMDRHGPKAIVLARFVPIIRTFAPMVAGAGSMKYRTFLTYNVIGGIGWGAGVTVAGYWLGQIEFIKTNVEPILVGIVLISVIPVIFEVLKARKENKANAVEAQAEAVVVDGQGPQTPGTRGRHAKR; encoded by the coding sequence GTGTACACGATTGCGCTCGGCCCTCAGTGGCTGTCCCCGGACTACCTGATCTCGCACTTCGGCCTGATCGGCATTCTCGTCATCGTCTTCGCCGAGTCGGGACTCTTCGCGTTCCTGCCCGGCGACTCCCTGCTGTTCACGGCGGGTCTGCTGGTCGCGGACGGGCAGTACATCAAGCAGCCGCTGTGGCTGGTCTGCACCCTGATCGTGGCCGCCGCCATCATCGGCGACCAGGTCGGCTACATGATCGGCAAGTTCTTCGGCCCGAAGCTCTTCAACCGGCCGAACTCCAAGCTCTTCAAGCGGGAGAACCTCGACAAGGCGCACGAGTTCATGGACCGGCACGGCCCGAAGGCCATCGTGCTCGCCCGCTTCGTGCCGATCATCCGCACCTTCGCGCCGATGGTCGCCGGCGCCGGCTCGATGAAGTACCGCACGTTCCTGACGTACAACGTCATCGGCGGCATCGGCTGGGGCGCGGGCGTCACGGTCGCGGGCTACTGGCTCGGTCAGATCGAGTTCATCAAGACGAACGTCGAGCCGATCCTGGTGGGCATCGTCCTCATCTCGGTCATCCCGGTGATCTTCGAGGTGCTCAAGGCCCGCAAGGAGAACAAGGCGAACGCCGTCGAGGCGCAGGCCGAGGCCGTCGTGGTGGACGGCCAGGGCCCCCAGACCCCGGGCACCCGCGGCCGCCACGCCAAGCGCTAG
- a CDS encoding threonine/serine ThrE exporter family protein, with protein MAEADGAEDRKPQSDEAHSAFTPPPGMEPEALDEDQPTSEFARPAGAEPVQPEPGGSAFATPATYSAAHSPPAYTPGQDFPLAQLKESPWQDRMRTMLRMPVDVRPVPDLVHRPSEAGPAVGRVLDLTLRIGELLLAGGEGAEDVEAAMFAVTRSYGLDRCEPTVTFTLLSITHQPSLVDHPVSANRTVRRRGTDYNRLSAVYRLVDDISAPEIEISLEEAYRRLAEIRRNRHPYPGWMLTAAAGLLAGAASTLVGGGVLVFIAAALGAVLGDRLAWLCAGRGLPEFYQFVVAAMPPAAIGVALSMTGIDVKASAVITGGLFALLPGRALVAAVQDGLTGFYITASARLLEVMYLFIGIIMGVLVVLYVGLQFDASPRPEEVLEIQQRPLIQIAASMVLVFTFAILLQQERSTVWIVTLNGGVAWITFGALHYAGGIPPVPSTAIAAGLVGLFGQLFSRYRFASALPYVTAAIGPLLPGSATYYGLLLIAENRLNEGLGSLVNAAAIALAIAIGVNLGSETSRLFMRIPGAASAAKRRAAKRTRGF; from the coding sequence GTGGCGGAGGCCGACGGGGCAGAGGACAGGAAGCCCCAGTCCGACGAGGCGCACAGCGCCTTCACGCCGCCGCCCGGGATGGAGCCGGAGGCCCTCGACGAGGACCAGCCCACCTCGGAGTTCGCCCGTCCGGCCGGCGCCGAGCCGGTGCAGCCCGAGCCCGGGGGATCGGCCTTCGCCACCCCGGCCACCTACAGCGCCGCGCACTCCCCGCCCGCCTACACCCCCGGCCAGGACTTCCCCCTGGCCCAGCTGAAGGAATCGCCCTGGCAGGACCGCATGCGCACGATGCTGCGCATGCCGGTCGACGTGCGTCCCGTACCGGATCTCGTACACCGGCCGAGCGAGGCCGGGCCCGCCGTGGGCCGCGTGCTCGACCTGACCCTGCGCATCGGCGAGCTGCTGCTCGCGGGCGGCGAGGGCGCCGAGGACGTGGAGGCCGCCATGTTCGCGGTGACCCGCTCCTACGGGCTGGACCGCTGCGAGCCCACCGTCACCTTCACCCTGCTGTCGATCACCCACCAGCCCTCGCTGGTGGACCACCCGGTATCGGCGAACCGGACCGTGCGCCGCCGCGGCACCGACTACAACCGGCTCTCGGCCGTCTACCGGCTGGTGGACGACATCAGCGCCCCCGAGATCGAGATCTCGCTGGAGGAGGCCTACCGGCGCCTCGCCGAGATCCGCCGCAACCGGCACCCGTACCCCGGCTGGATGCTCACGGCGGCCGCCGGGCTGCTCGCCGGCGCCGCCTCCACCCTGGTCGGCGGCGGGGTGCTGGTCTTCATCGCGGCGGCGCTCGGCGCGGTCCTCGGTGACCGGCTGGCCTGGCTGTGCGCCGGCCGCGGGCTGCCGGAGTTCTACCAGTTCGTGGTCGCGGCGATGCCGCCGGCCGCGATCGGGGTGGCGCTGAGCATGACCGGGATCGACGTCAAGGCCTCCGCCGTGATCACCGGCGGGCTCTTCGCGCTGCTGCCCGGGCGGGCCCTGGTCGCGGCCGTGCAGGACGGTCTGACCGGCTTCTACATCACCGCCTCCGCCCGGCTGCTGGAGGTCATGTACCTCTTCATCGGCATCATCATGGGCGTGCTGGTCGTGCTCTACGTCGGCCTGCAGTTCGACGCCTCCCCCCGGCCGGAGGAGGTCCTGGAGATCCAGCAGCGACCGCTGATCCAGATCGCGGCTTCGATGGTGCTGGTCTTCACCTTCGCGATCCTGCTCCAGCAGGAACGTTCCACCGTGTGGATCGTGACCCTCAACGGCGGGGTCGCCTGGATCACCTTCGGCGCCCTGCACTACGCGGGCGGCATCCCGCCCGTGCCGTCCACCGCCATCGCCGCCGGGCTCGTGGGCCTCTTCGGGCAGCTCTTCTCCCGTTACCGCTTCGCTTCCGCCCTGCCGTACGTGACGGCCGCCATCGGCCCACTGCTGCCCGGCTCGGCGACGTACTACGGGCTGCTGCTGATCGCCGAGAACCGGCTGAACGAGGGGCTGGGCTCCCTGGTGAACGCGGCGGCCATCGCACTGGCCATCGCCATCGGGGTCAACCTCGGGTCGGAGACCTCCCGGCTGTTCATGCGCATCCCGGGGGCCGCGAGCGCCGCCAAGCGCCGTGCGGCGAAGCGGACCCGAGGCTTCTAG
- a CDS encoding inorganic diphosphatase translates to MEFDVTIEIPKGSRNKYEVDHETGRIRLDRRLFTSTSYPADYGFVENTLGEDGDPLDALVILDEPTFPGCLIKCRAIGMFRMTDEAGGDDKLLCVPASDPRVEHLRDIHHVSEFDRLEIQHFFEVYKDLEPGKSVEGADWVGRAEAEAEIEASYKRLEAQGGHH, encoded by the coding sequence GTGGAGTTCGACGTCACCATCGAGATCCCCAAGGGTTCGCGGAACAAGTACGAGGTGGACCACGAGACCGGCCGGATCCGTCTGGACCGTCGCCTCTTCACCTCGACCAGCTACCCGGCCGACTACGGCTTCGTCGAGAACACCCTCGGCGAGGACGGCGACCCGCTGGACGCGCTGGTCATCCTGGACGAGCCGACCTTCCCCGGCTGCCTGATCAAGTGCCGCGCCATCGGCATGTTCCGCATGACGGACGAGGCGGGCGGAGACGACAAGCTGCTCTGCGTGCCGGCCTCCGACCCGCGTGTCGAGCACCTGCGCGACATCCACCACGTCTCCGAGTTCGACCGCCTGGAGATCCAGCACTTCTTCGAGGTCTACAAGGACCTGGAGCCGGGCAAGTCCGTCGAGGGCGCGGACTGGGTCGGCCGTGCCGAGGCCGAGGCCGAGATCGAGGCCTCGTACAAGCGCCTCGAGGCGCAGGGCGGCCACCACTGA
- the dacB gene encoding D-alanyl-D-alanine carboxypeptidase/D-alanyl-D-alanine endopeptidase: MCDRERGWSEVPLVKSWQLIAGAAVAGLALSVAAVAAAGPWDSGQRKAERDRAASWGPTGGADHGGGPGSGLLPQAAPSAPGVLGAIGPGVARGQAAAPAASGKLAAALGPLLADPALGTVRTASVVDTATGQVLYESGARDAMTPASTVKIVTAAAALAALGPEHRIRTTVVPGAAPGQIVLVGGGDPSLTAKKKSPAGSGGSLVALAADTAQALKAAGTDTVTLGYDDSLYTGPARHPIGVNPNIALVTALTADEGRPDDSTSGPVDRTGDPSKDAARAFRTLLTERGIKVTGEPAKAKPAADGSAAAQPLATTLSTPVAGLVERMLTNSDNDIAEALARHTALASGQPASFEGAEKAVAAKLAALGVDTAGSRFADGSGLNRADKVSAGLLTGLLTKAADPQRPELRPVLTGLPVAGFTGTLRGRNAGTSPAAGLLRAKTGTLTGVNSLSGTVVDPSGRLLAFAFLTANSPGPEGAEKALDKLAAAVTTAS; encoded by the coding sequence ATGTGTGATCGCGAAAGGGGCTGGTCCGAGGTGCCATTGGTCAAGTCGTGGCAGCTCATCGCGGGTGCGGCCGTCGCCGGCCTCGCCCTGTCGGTGGCAGCGGTGGCCGCTGCCGGTCCATGGGACTCCGGCCAGCGTAAGGCCGAGCGGGACAGGGCCGCCTCCTGGGGCCCTACGGGTGGCGCAGATCACGGTGGAGGGCCCGGCTCCGGGCTCCTGCCGCAGGCCGCGCCCAGCGCCCCCGGAGTGCTCGGCGCGATCGGCCCCGGCGTCGCGCGGGGCCAGGCGGCCGCCCCCGCCGCCTCCGGGAAGCTCGCCGCCGCGCTGGGACCGCTGCTCGCCGACCCCGCCCTCGGCACCGTACGCACCGCCTCCGTCGTCGACACCGCCACCGGGCAGGTGCTCTACGAGTCCGGGGCGCGGGACGCCATGACCCCCGCGTCGACCGTCAAGATCGTCACCGCCGCCGCCGCGCTGGCCGCGCTCGGACCCGAGCACCGGATCAGGACCACCGTCGTGCCCGGAGCCGCCCCCGGACAGATCGTCCTGGTCGGCGGCGGAGACCCCTCCCTCACCGCGAAGAAGAAGAGCCCCGCCGGATCCGGCGGCAGCCTCGTCGCGCTCGCCGCCGACACCGCGCAGGCCCTCAAGGCGGCCGGAACCGACACCGTGACCCTCGGCTACGACGACAGCCTCTACACCGGCCCCGCCCGCCACCCGATCGGCGTGAACCCCAACATCGCGCTCGTGACCGCCCTGACGGCCGACGAGGGCCGCCCCGACGACTCCACCTCCGGGCCCGTGGACCGGACCGGGGACCCGTCCAAGGACGCCGCCCGCGCCTTCCGCACACTGCTCACGGAGCGCGGCATCAAGGTCACCGGCGAACCGGCCAAGGCCAAGCCCGCCGCCGACGGGTCCGCTGCCGCCCAGCCGCTCGCCACCACCCTCTCCACCCCGGTGGCCGGGCTCGTCGAGCGGATGCTGACCAACAGCGACAACGACATCGCCGAGGCCCTCGCCCGGCACACCGCCCTCGCCTCCGGCCAGCCCGCCAGCTTCGAAGGCGCGGAGAAGGCCGTCGCCGCCAAGCTCGCCGCCCTCGGCGTGGACACAGCGGGCTCCCGCTTCGCCGACGGCAGCGGCCTGAACCGCGCCGACAAGGTCAGCGCCGGCCTGCTGACCGGCCTCCTCACCAAGGCCGCCGACCCGCAGCGCCCGGAGCTGCGGCCGGTCCTCACCGGGCTGCCCGTCGCCGGCTTCACCGGGACCCTGCGCGGCCGCAACGCGGGCACCTCCCCGGCCGCGGGCCTGCTCCGGGCCAAGACCGGCACCCTCACGGGCGTGAACTCCCTCTCCGGGACCGTCGTCGACCCCTCCGGCCGACTGCTCGCCTTCGCTTTCCTGACCGCGAACAGTCCCGGCCCCGAGGGCGCCGAGAAGGCCCTCGACAAGCTGGCGGCGGCCGTCACGACCGCTTCGTAG
- a CDS encoding zinc-dependent metalloprotease, with product MTSISGAEMVDWNLAVATATRLVRPGPEVTRDEARAVVAELRGHARTSERHVREFTRMIAEGAAVPDTPVLVVDRAGWVKANVAGFRELLQPLLGKMQDRRAGAPGGAVLGAVGGKVTGVELGMLLSFLASRVLGQYETFAPVSRDLPASAAGGRLLLVAPNIVHVERELEVNPHDFRLWVCLHEETHRTQFTAVPWLRDHLEGEIQTFLGATEVDPATVLERIREAAQSFAGARPDAERGDEGRSFVELVQTPEQREILGRLTAVMSLLEGHADFVMDGVGPQVVPSVAEIREKFQQRRASGAGRLDAALRKLLGLDAKLRQYRDGERFVRGVVGQVGMDGFNRVWTSPNTLPTKAEIAKPADWVARVHRKGSEESE from the coding sequence ATGACGAGCATCAGTGGTGCGGAGATGGTCGACTGGAACCTCGCGGTGGCGACCGCGACCCGTTTGGTGCGACCCGGGCCGGAGGTCACCCGGGACGAGGCACGGGCGGTCGTCGCGGAGCTGCGCGGGCACGCCAGGACCTCGGAACGGCACGTGCGCGAGTTCACCCGCATGATCGCGGAAGGGGCCGCCGTCCCCGACACCCCCGTCCTGGTCGTCGACCGGGCAGGCTGGGTCAAGGCCAACGTCGCCGGATTCCGAGAGCTGCTCCAACCGCTCCTCGGCAAGATGCAGGACCGCCGCGCGGGCGCCCCCGGCGGGGCCGTGCTCGGCGCGGTCGGCGGCAAGGTCACCGGCGTCGAGCTGGGCATGCTGCTGAGCTTCCTGGCCTCCCGGGTCCTCGGCCAGTACGAGACCTTCGCGCCGGTCTCGCGCGACCTGCCGGCCTCGGCCGCGGGCGGCCGGCTGCTGCTCGTCGCCCCCAACATCGTGCACGTCGAGCGCGAGCTGGAGGTGAACCCGCACGACTTCCGGCTGTGGGTGTGCCTGCACGAGGAGACGCACCGTACACAGTTCACGGCCGTCCCGTGGCTGCGCGACCACCTCGAAGGCGAAATCCAGACGTTCCTGGGCGCCACCGAAGTGGACCCGGCGACCGTCCTGGAGCGCATCCGGGAAGCCGCCCAGTCCTTCGCGGGCGCCCGCCCCGACGCCGAGCGCGGCGACGAGGGGCGCTCCTTCGTCGAGCTCGTGCAGACCCCCGAACAGCGCGAGATCCTGGGCCGCCTCACCGCCGTCATGTCCCTCCTGGAAGGCCACGCCGACTTCGTCATGGACGGGGTCGGCCCCCAGGTGGTGCCTTCGGTGGCCGAGATCCGCGAGAAGTTCCAGCAGCGCAGGGCCAGCGGAGCCGGCCGTCTCGACGCCGCCCTGCGCAAGCTCCTCGGCCTCGACGCCAAGCTGCGCCAGTACCGCGACGGCGAGCGCTTCGTGCGCGGCGTCGTCGGCCAGGTCGGCATGGACGGCTTTAACCGGGTCTGGACCTCCCCGAACACACTGCCGACCAAGGCCGAGATCGCCAAGCCCGCCGACTGGGTCGCCCGAGTCCACCGCAAGGGGAGCGAAGAGAGCGAATGA
- the tilS gene encoding tRNA lysidine(34) synthetase TilS: protein MGPHPAVAAIRLAVRRVLHDVLTDLTDTPAGPRTAAGTRPLVLVACSGGADSMALASALAFEAPKLGIRAGGITVDHGLQPGSDLRAAEVVTRMTALRLDPVESVAVRVGRDGGPEAAARDARYGALDEAADRLGAAAVLLGHTRDDQAETVLLGLARGSGIRSLSGMAEKSGGPGRSHRYRRPFLQVDRQTARKACMVQSLAVWDDPHNIDPAYTRSRLRHEGLPALEKALGKGVVEALARTAQLSRDDADALDAWAAEAETGVRDADGRLECAKLYALPPAVRRRVLRRAVVAAGSPAGSLFARHIEEVDRLITGWRGQGAINLPGRVEAQRQGGRLVIRQG from the coding sequence ATGGGTCCCCATCCTGCGGTCGCGGCGATACGCCTGGCGGTCCGCCGCGTACTCCACGACGTCCTCACCGACCTCACCGACACTCCCGCCGGCCCCCGCACCGCAGCGGGCACCCGGCCGCTCGTCCTCGTCGCGTGCTCCGGCGGCGCCGACTCCATGGCGCTCGCCTCGGCCCTCGCGTTCGAGGCCCCCAAACTCGGCATCCGGGCCGGCGGCATCACCGTCGACCACGGCCTCCAGCCGGGCTCCGACCTGCGCGCCGCCGAGGTCGTCACCCGCATGACCGCACTCCGCCTCGACCCGGTGGAGTCCGTCGCCGTGCGCGTCGGCCGCGACGGCGGACCCGAGGCCGCCGCCCGCGACGCCCGCTACGGGGCCCTGGACGAGGCCGCAGACCGCCTCGGCGCCGCCGCCGTGCTCCTGGGCCACACCCGGGACGATCAAGCCGAAACCGTCCTGCTGGGCCTCGCCCGCGGCTCCGGGATCCGCTCGCTGTCCGGCATGGCCGAAAAGTCCGGAGGCCCCGGCCGCAGCCACCGCTACCGCCGCCCCTTCCTCCAGGTCGACCGGCAGACCGCCCGCAAGGCCTGCATGGTCCAGTCCCTCGCCGTCTGGGACGACCCGCACAACATCGACCCCGCCTACACCCGCTCCCGCCTGCGCCACGAGGGACTGCCCGCCCTGGAGAAGGCGCTGGGCAAGGGGGTCGTCGAGGCCCTGGCCCGCACCGCCCAGCTCTCCCGCGACGACGCCGACGCCCTGGACGCCTGGGCCGCGGAGGCCGAGACCGGCGTACGGGACGCGGACGGCCGCCTGGAGTGCGCCAAGCTGTACGCCCTGCCCCCGGCCGTCCGCCGCCGGGTGCTGCGCAGGGCCGTGGTCGCCGCCGGCTCTCCCGCGGGTTCCCTCTTCGCCCGCCACATCGAGGAAGTCGACCGGCTCATCACCGGATGGCGCGGCCAGGGCGCCATCAACCTGCCCGGACGGGTGGAGGCCCAGCGGCAGGGTGGCAGACTTGTCATCCGGCAGGGCTGA